The DNA sequence AGCCGAGCGGAGGGCTGCACAGTGACCAAGGACCTGTCCACGGCCGCCGCGGCCGCGAAGACGAACCCGACGATGAAGGACCTCGTCGAGGCGCAGCTCCCCGCGATCGAGCGCCAGCTCGCCGGGGCGATGAATTCCGAGGCGTTCGTCCGCGCGGTGCTGTCGGAGATCGGGAAGTCCCCCGACCTGATGCAGGCCGACCCGAAGACTCTCCTCGGCGGGGTGATGCTCGCCGCACAGCTCCGCCTCGAGATCGGCTCCGGCCTCGGCGAGTTCTACCTCACCCCGAGGAAGGACCGGGGCCGGCAGATCTGCCTCCCCATCATCGGGTACCAGGGGATGATCAAGCTCGCCCTCCGGTCCGAGTTCGTCACCAACGTGCAGGCGTTCCTCGTCCGCAGGGGCGACGACTTCTCCTACGGCGGGAACTCCGAGCGCGGCATGTTCTACGACTGGACGCCGCAGGACTTCGAGGAAACGCGCGACTGGATCGGTGTCGTCGCGACCGCCCGCATGAAGACCGGCGGCACGACGTGGGTGTACCTCACCCGCACGCAGGTCATGGACCGGCGCCCGTCGTACTGGCAGTCGACCCCGTGGAAGACGAACGAGGACGAGATGGTCAAGAAGACCGCCGTCCGCGCGCTGGCGAAGTTCCTCCCGAAGTCGACCGACCTCGGCCGTGCACTGGAAGCCGACGAGGCGAAGGTGCAGACCCTCAAGGGCCTCGACGAGGTCGAGGTCACCCGTCTCGACGACGATCCGGAGACGTTCGTCGTGCAGGAGCAGGACCCCATGCCTCGCACTCCTGAGGAGCAGGCCGAAGATCAGGCGGCAGGACGATGACTCTCGTCGAGATCCCGACCCCGGCGCGCTCTGCTGGTCGCCGCCGGGTGCCGTGGCACCGGATCCAGATCACCGCCGGGTGCTGGCTGTGGACCGGGCCCGTGCACAAGGGGTACGGGAAGTCGAGCGGAACGACCGCGCACCGTCACGTGTGGCTCGCCCTGGGGCGCACGATCGCGCGCGGCCTTGAGCTGGACCACCTGTGCCGTGTGCCGCTGTGCGTGAACCCGGACCACCTGGAACCCGTCACCCGCGCGGAGAACGCCCGCCGCCGATCGCTCGCACAGGTGACGTGCATCAACGGGCACGACTACACGCCCGAGAACACCTACATCAAGCCCGACGGGCACCGCGACTGCCGGACCTGCATCCGTGCACGCGTTGCGAAGTACGCCCGCACCCACCGCATCGGAGCAGCAGCATGACTACCCTCGGATACCGACACCCCGAGGTGCCCTGGAATGGACTCACCGTCACAGACCTGTTCTGCGGCGCCGGTGGATCCTCGTCCGGCCTCGTCGAAGCGGGGTTCAAGGTCGTGATCGCGGCGAATCACTGGGATCTCGCGATCGCATCGCACCAGGTGAACCACCCCGACACCGACCACTCGCAGGCGGACATCTCACAGGTGAATCCCGCGTACTTCCCACGGACGCACGTGCTGTGGGGGTCCCCGGAGTGCACGAACCACTCGATCGCGAAGGGCATCAAGCGCCAGCGCCAGCAGGATCTCGCACTCTTCGAGCTCGACGGCACCGCACCGCTGCCCGACGAGGCCGCGAACCGGTCCCGCGCGACGATGTGGGACATCCCGCGCTTTGCCGAGCACCACCGGTACATGGCGATCATCCTCGAGAACGTCGTCGACGCGTACCGCTGGGATCAGTTCCCGGCGTGGCAGCTCGCGATGGAGAAGCTCGGCTACCGGATGCAGTTCGCGTGGCTGAACAGCATGCACGCGCAGATCGGCGGCCTCCCGGCGCCGCAGTCCCGCGACCGCATGTACATCGTGATGTGGCGCGAAGACCTCGCCTCGAAGAAGAAGGGGCTCACCGGACCGAACGTCGCGAAGTGGACCAGCCCGATGGCGCTCTGCCTCGAACACGGCGAGATCCAGGCCGTGCAGGCGTTCAAGAAGACCGAGCAGTGGGGTCGATACCGCGCGCAGTACCTCTACCGGTGCCCGAAGTGCTGGCAGGTCGTCGAGCCCGGATGGCTCCCGGCCGCGTCGATCATCGACTGGTCGCTCCCGGCACCGCGCATCGGCGACCGGACGAAGCCTCTCGCAGCCAAGACCGTCGAGCGCATCCGCCGAGGCATCGAACGCCACTGGTCACCCATCGTCGCGAAGGCTGCGGGGAACACGTACGACGGCATCACAACCGGGTCGAACTACCTGCGGGTGTCCGAGATCGACGCACCGATGCCGGTGCAGACCGGCAGCGCCGAGCACGGCCTCGCGATCCCACCGCTGCTCATGACGAACAACCACGCGAACCGCGCGCGGACCGTCGAGGAGGAGCTGCCCACGGTGACGACGGCGACGAACCACGCGCTCATCGTGAACCACCTCAGCGGCGCAGACGACTCGCGATCGCGACCGGTCAGCGACCCACTGCCGTCGGTCGTCGCGGGCGGCATGCACGCTTCCCTGCTCGTACCGGTCGAGGGTCGCGACGGGAAGAGCGCGGCATCCGCGGCCGACCCGCTGCGTACTCAGTCGACCCGCAACGAGACCGGGCTGCTGGTGCCCTACTACAGCGGCGGCACGGCCCGCCCTGCGTCGGATCCGCTCGGCACCGTGACGACCGTGGACCGCGAGGGACTCGTGATCCCGCTGCGCAACCACGGCGTCGCGAAGCCGACGTCACACCCAATTGACACGGTCAGCGCGGAGGGCAACCACCACGCGCTCGTCATGCGGAACAACCTCGGCGGCGCCGAGATGTCGACGCCCGTGACCGAGCCGATCCGTACGCTCACGACAGGCGGCCACCAGTCGCTCATCGAGCCGAGCGCGCCGATCAGCCTCGATGTCGAGGACGCCGGATTCCGGATGCTCGAACCGCACGAGATCCAGGCGGGCATGGGCTTCGCTCCCGACTACCTGCTGCTCGGCTCGAAGCGCGACAAGGTGAAGCAGGCCGGGAACGCGGTCACCCCGCCCGCAGCACGTGACCTCGGCCACGCGGTCGCCGAGTTCCTGATCGCGGTTTCGTCATGAGAAACCTGCCGCCGAGCGCGACGCCGGCCACCCAACCGCGGGAGATGCGGAAGCCGTGTGCCCGCCGCTGTTGCTGGACCCCGCTCGGTCACTCGACTGTCCGGGACCACCTGCCCGCCACGCACCCGCTGGCGTGCCACTGCCACCGAGAGGAGGGGAAGCGATGACCGTGACCGTCGCGACGAAGAAGGCCGTGATCGAGCGTGACGGCGGGTTCTGCCTGATGGCGCTACCCGGGTGCCTGGGTGAGGCGCAGACAGCACATCACCGCGCGAACCGCGGGTCCGGTGGCTCCACCGTGCTCGACGATCCCGCGAACCTGTGCGCCGTGTGCGTGCCCTGCAACGGGGCTGCGGAGGATGCCACCTCGCTGCTCCGGATGGACCTGATTGAGCGCGGGCTCCGGGTCGAGAAGGCAGCGACGAACGCGGCCACGCTCGAGCGTTCGAAGGCGACGCCGGTGGAGTACCTCGACGGCGAGCGGTTCTATCTCGTCTCCGCGACCGTGCGGCGACACATCAGCGAAGGGAGGCCGGACTGATGGTCTGGTTCAAGGTCGACGACGCGCTCGCGTTCCACGTGAAGGCGTTCGTCGCTGGGAACGAAGCCCTCGGCCTCTGGGTGCGTGCTGGCTCGTGGTCGATGCAGCAGCTCACTGACGGATTCGTGCCGCTCGGGATCGTCTTGGCGCTCGGCGGTTCGGAGACTAGTGAGCTGCTGGTTGAGGCACAACTCTGGGAAGAGGTCGAGGGCGGATACCAGTTCCACGACTGGGCGGAGTACCAGCCCACACGTGAACAGGTTCAGGCGGATCGCGCGGCGATGGTCGAACGAAAGCGGAGGTCACGCGAGGCGTCACGTAGTCGGTCACGGCAGGAGTCACGCGTGACAGACAGCGTGACCGATGGTGTGAGTCACAGCACCCCGACCCGACCCGACCCGACCCGACCCGACCTCCCCTCTACTGGCGTAGAGGGGACGCGCGATGCCCCCTCCCCCTTCTGCTCGAAACACAGGCCGAACGGTCCCGATGGGAAGGCGTGCCGGGCGTGCGGCGACGCCCGCATGGCGTACACGCTCGCGGGGCCCGTGATGAAGTCCGCACCAATCCCGTTCACCGTCGTCCCTGGGTCTCTGTGCCCGGAAGGCAAGCACAAGCTCCTCGGCGACGGGACGTGCATCCGCTGCGAGTACAGGGCGGAGGTCGCCTGATGGACGGTTACCTGCCCGTGAAGGTGAACGTTCCCCTGGACGTGTACCGGCAGCTGCACGCCGAGGCCACACGCCGCGGTGTCGACGTCGCCGACGTGATCCTGCAGCGCATCACCCCGACCACGCACGGCGGCTACCGGCCGAACTCCGGACGCCGCAGCGGCTACACCACCCGCGCCGGTGAGGAGATCAGCGCCGGCCGCCGCTTCAACCAGTCCTGGGCCGAGATCTCCCGACACCTCGGGATCTCCGAGCACACCGCCCGCACGTGGCTGGCGAAGTACGAGATCGAAGTCAGAGAACAGAACATGCGCGACCGCGCAGAAAGGGCAGCATCATGAATGCTCAGAAGCTCCGCACCAAGGCGAACCGTCTCCGGTACAAGACGCGCGACGGCAGTCTCGCCCACCGAGTCCTGACCATGATCGGCGACCGCCACCGCTGGTATGACTGGGGTCACCGGCTGATGATCCTCGTCGGCGACTACCGCACCGGCAGCTACGACACCCCCCGCGGCCGGGACCTCTGGTACCGCTTCGCAGACGAGAACGAGGCGCACGGCCGCATCATCACCACGCACCACTACGCCGACGTCCGTGCGACCGAAGGTCAGGACGTGTCCTGGCGGATCTTCGACGTGCAGGACGACGGCGGCACCGTCAAGCTCGGCTTCTGGGGCGAGCGCATCGAGCACTACGGCATCAGCCGCCGCGAGCTCGCGTTGTTCCGACGCTGGGACTTCTGGGAATGCCGTGTCCGCGGCGAGTGGTTCGGTCTCCGCCGGTGGCTTTACTTCAAGGGCCTCCACGCCGCGGTGTATCTCAAGAAGCCGTTCGCCTGTAACGAGGTCCCGCCGAGGGGCTCGGGTGGTTACTCGCATTGGCACTGTGAGATCCGCGGGAAGCACGATGTGCACCGCTTCAGGAACTACACGTGGGCGCGGGATGCCAAGCGCGTGCAGTTCGAGGGGGTGCGCTGATGGCTGGCGAGACTGTGATCACCGTGGTTGGGAACCTGACGGCCGACCCCGAGCTGCGCTACACGCAGAACGGCCTCCCTGTCGCGAACTTCACGATCGCGTCGACGCCGCGGAACTTCGACAGGGCGAAGAACGAATACGTCGACGGGGAGCCGCTGTTCCTCCGCGCGAGCGTGTGGCGGGAGTTCGCCGAGCACGTGGCCGGCAGCCTCGCGAAGGGCATGCGCGTCATCGCGCAGGGTCGTCTGCGTCAGCGCTCCTACCAGGACCGCGAGGGCAACCAGCGCACCGCGATTGAGCTGGAGGTCGACGAGATCGGGCCCAGCCTTCGCTATGCCACCGCACAGGTCACCCGTGCAGCACGTCCGGAGGGCGGCCAGGCGGACCGTGGGCGCACGGAAACCGCCACGGACACCGGTTGGACGTCGGCAACGCCCGGAGACGCCCAGACGGACGCCTGGTCACCGGAAGGAGCGTACGGCGATGACACACCGTTCTGAGTCGCAGGAGCGCTGCGATCTATGCGGGCGCTTCATGAAACACGTCTGGTTCCGCGCCGGTGAGCATGACGACGACTGGCAGGACTACTGGACATGCCAGCAGAAATGCGTCGCGGAGTGGCGGCGCCAGGAGCAGGAATGGGAGAACCGGCGAGCGGTCGAGGAGTTCAACCGAACCACACCCGTCGGATCGCCAGTCCGGTATTGGACCGGCGCGCGCACTGGCGAGGGGCGGGTGTCCGTCACCCGCTCTGCCGCGCAGATCCTCTCCGGGCACACGCCCGTCGTCTGGGTCGAGGGGCACTCCGGATGCATCGCCCTCACCCACGTGGACGCCGAGACCGCGATCATCCGCACGCCGAGCACGACAGGAGCCACTCGATGAACACGATCCTCTGTGTGGCCGGATACCCCGGCGTACCTTCGGTGGCCCCGTGCAAGGCCACCGACGTGCACCTCGAGACGTGCACGAACGACGACTGCCGCGGGTGCTTCCCTCGGCAGGCGGAGCGCGGGTTCCTGTGCGGCGCGCACTTCGACCGTGTCGAGCACGCCCTGGCGCGGTGGGACGACTTCTCCCGCCGGGCCCGGCAACTCGGCCTGTCGAAGGCCGTGCAGCGCGACAACGCCGGCGTCCGCACCCGCGTCGACGGGCACGTGAACCTCACCGGCATCGCCCTCGCGTTCGACGAGTGCGACCGGTTCCTCGCCTCGAACCCCGGCACAGCCAACCAGTGGGTGCAGTCCGAGCTCGGCGCCGCGAACGCGATCCAGTTCGCTGCCGCCGCCGAGAGGGCGTACCGGTCCCATGAGGTCGAGGAACGCCCCCACCGCATCCGCCGGGTTCGTTGTCCCGAATGCCAGCAGCAGATGATCTGGAACCCGCCCGCCTGGTTCGAAGGGCACGTGACCATCCGCTGCACGAATGACGAATGCCGCCACGTCCTGAACCAGGACGAATACGAAGAACTGGAGCACGCATCATGAAGATCGACCTCGACGAACTCGAAGCGCTCGCGCTCAAGACGGAAACACCGCCGCCGTGGGAAGCGCGCAGCGAAGGGCCGGGCGAACCATGGAGGGTCTGCCACGACTCCGAGGCCGTGATCTACCTCGGATACGACGTCATCGCAGACCTCTCGGAGAACGACGCCGAGTTCATCGCCGCGGCGAACCCCAGTGCCGTGCTCACCCTCATTGGCAGGCTTCGGGAGGTCGAGGACGTGCTGGCCGGCGCGGATCACACGGCGGCGAAGTACTGGCGACGGATGCGCGAGGCGGAGCAGGCTCTGGCCGTGTTCGAGAAGGCGTCACCCCGAGCGGGGTCTGGGCCCGAGGCAACTCCGCGAGACGATACGGACTCTCTGCGCGGTCTCACAGCGGGGTTGACAACCGACGACGAGCGGGACGTGGATGTGTTGATCGCACAGGGCTTCGAGCCGAGCCCGCACGACTTCCTCGTCGCAGTCAAGGCCGAGCGCGATCGGCAGATCACAAAGGGGTACGACCCCGCGCACGACGCCGCTCACGGTCCGGATCATCTGCTGTTCTGGGCTGGTATCTACGCGCGTCGCGGACGCCCTGTGGCATCGACAGCACTGGTCGAGGCAACCCGCGATCTCCTCCGACGCCGCTTCGAGCCGCAGGGCGAACCGTCCGACGCGCAGGTGCTCGCCGCACTCAACGCGATGTTTCCCTACTCGGCATCGGATGACTTCGAGCGGTGGCAACTCGACACTGTCGAGCGGATGCGTGCCGCTCTGCGTGCTGCATCCGCCGTACAGGGAGAGAACCGATGAACCTACGCATGGGGAACTTGACCGTCGCTCAGTTCATGGAGCGCGTCGGTGGGGCGGCGACGCCCGCCGAGGTCGAGTGGCTCGAACGGTGGCGCACTAACGACGCGAACTTCACAGACCCGGAGCGCTTCCACATCTTTGACGACCCGGCGATCTCCATCGTGATCGGTGCCGGGTGCCTGAACCGGACCGTGGATGTGTGGAAGCGCATCAACGCCCGCCAGACCTTCAACCGCGAAGTAGGACTCTATCCCGCCGCCGTACAGGGAGAGAACCGATGAGCCGCGCGAAGGTCACCGGGGAGACGCCGAAGCACGCCGCAGGGAAGTGCCACTGGACCGAGGGTGGGAGGCTCGCATGCCTCCGCCCTGCCGTCGCGCACTTCCTGATCGGCGCGCCGCCGACCGACTGGTGCACATGGGCTTGCCCGGAGCACGTCGACCAGGCCCGCGAACTGCCGGAGGTGTTCGACGAGCACCCCGCGGACTACTCGTGTCTCGCCGCCGCGGGCGAGCGGGGGCAGTGGATCTACTCGACGCCTGATCGCGTCGGATGGTGCGAACCGGACGACTCCGAGGAGAACCACCTTCTGACCCGTGAGCTCGTAAGCACGGGCGCACCCGCCACCCCGGGAGAGAACCGAGAGGAACAGAACCGATGACTGACCAGGGATGCCCCGAGGGCATGTACCCGCTCGATTCGACCTACGAGGCGAACGACTTCGGCACGTTCGAGCAGCTT is a window from the Microbacterium sp. LWO14-1.2 genome containing:
- a CDS encoding recombinase RecT, which gives rise to MTKDLSTAAAAAKTNPTMKDLVEAQLPAIERQLAGAMNSEAFVRAVLSEIGKSPDLMQADPKTLLGGVMLAAQLRLEIGSGLGEFYLTPRKDRGRQICLPIIGYQGMIKLALRSEFVTNVQAFLVRRGDDFSYGGNSERGMFYDWTPQDFEETRDWIGVVATARMKTGGTTWVYLTRTQVMDRRPSYWQSTPWKTNEDEMVKKTAVRALAKFLPKSTDLGRALEADEAKVQTLKGLDEVEVTRLDDDPETFVVQEQDPMPRTPEEQAEDQAAGR
- a CDS encoding HNH endonuclease signature motif containing protein, which produces MTLVEIPTPARSAGRRRVPWHRIQITAGCWLWTGPVHKGYGKSSGTTAHRHVWLALGRTIARGLELDHLCRVPLCVNPDHLEPVTRAENARRRSLAQVTCINGHDYTPENTYIKPDGHRDCRTCIRARVAKYARTHRIGAAA
- a CDS encoding DNA cytosine methyltransferase, which produces MTTLGYRHPEVPWNGLTVTDLFCGAGGSSSGLVEAGFKVVIAANHWDLAIASHQVNHPDTDHSQADISQVNPAYFPRTHVLWGSPECTNHSIAKGIKRQRQQDLALFELDGTAPLPDEAANRSRATMWDIPRFAEHHRYMAIILENVVDAYRWDQFPAWQLAMEKLGYRMQFAWLNSMHAQIGGLPAPQSRDRMYIVMWREDLASKKKGLTGPNVAKWTSPMALCLEHGEIQAVQAFKKTEQWGRYRAQYLYRCPKCWQVVEPGWLPAASIIDWSLPAPRIGDRTKPLAAKTVERIRRGIERHWSPIVAKAAGNTYDGITTGSNYLRVSEIDAPMPVQTGSAEHGLAIPPLLMTNNHANRARTVEEELPTVTTATNHALIVNHLSGADDSRSRPVSDPLPSVVAGGMHASLLVPVEGRDGKSAASAADPLRTQSTRNETGLLVPYYSGGTARPASDPLGTVTTVDREGLVIPLRNHGVAKPTSHPIDTVSAEGNHHALVMRNNLGGAEMSTPVTEPIRTLTTGGHQSLIEPSAPISLDVEDAGFRMLEPHEIQAGMGFAPDYLLLGSKRDKVKQAGNAVTPPAARDLGHAVAEFLIAVSS
- a CDS encoding single-stranded DNA-binding protein, with product MAGETVITVVGNLTADPELRYTQNGLPVANFTIASTPRNFDRAKNEYVDGEPLFLRASVWREFAEHVAGSLAKGMRVIAQGRLRQRSYQDREGNQRTAIELEVDEIGPSLRYATAQVTRAARPEGGQADRGRTETATDTGWTSATPGDAQTDAWSPEGAYGDDTPF